A single Nostoc sp. PCC 7107 DNA region contains:
- a CDS encoding PhzF family phenazine biosynthesis protein, with protein sequence MRQIITQVDAFTNKPFAGNPAAVCVLPAPKSDRWMQQVAQEMNLSETAFLVKQDDGFSLRWFTPAVEVPLCGHATLASAHVLWSEGHLSKDEVARFHTKSGLLIAKLQNEWIELDFPVNNSQVAKAQPELSTALGVNYNAVYQNSLGYLVEVESEDVVRQMQPNFQLLKTLPVHGVIVTSKVHPGSEYDFVSRFFAPALGIDEDPVTGAAHCCLAPFWRDRLHKNTFLAYQASSRGGVVKLYYDGGDRVLLSGQAITILQGELTSF encoded by the coding sequence ATGAGACAAATCATTACTCAGGTTGATGCTTTTACCAATAAACCTTTTGCGGGGAATCCTGCGGCTGTGTGTGTTTTGCCTGCACCAAAAAGCGATCGCTGGATGCAGCAGGTAGCACAGGAGATGAATTTGTCGGAAACGGCTTTTTTGGTGAAACAGGATGATGGCTTTAGTCTGCGTTGGTTTACGCCAGCGGTAGAAGTCCCGCTTTGTGGTCATGCAACTTTAGCCAGCGCCCACGTACTGTGGTCTGAAGGACATTTATCAAAGGATGAAGTGGCTCGATTTCATACCAAAAGTGGGTTATTGATTGCCAAGTTACAAAATGAATGGATTGAGCTAGATTTTCCGGTAAATAACTCACAAGTGGCGAAAGCACAACCGGAACTTAGTACAGCTTTAGGTGTAAATTACAATGCGGTTTACCAAAATTCCCTCGGTTATCTCGTAGAAGTAGAATCTGAGGATGTAGTACGGCAAATGCAGCCAAATTTTCAACTTCTCAAAACATTGCCTGTACATGGGGTAATCGTTACTAGTAAAGTTCATCCAGGCTCAGAATATGATTTTGTTTCGCGCTTTTTTGCTCCAGCCCTCGGCATTGATGAAGATCCAGTGACAGGAGCCGCCCATTGTTGTTTAGCACCATTTTGGCGCGATCGCTTGCATAAAAATACTTTCTTGGCTTATCAAGCATCTAGTCGGGGCGGTGTCGTCAAGTTGTATTATGATGGCGGCGATCGCGTACTCCTTTCTGGTCAAGCAATTACCATATTACAAGGTGAACTTACTAGTTTTTGA
- a CDS encoding aminopeptidase P family protein, with protein sequence MLLHNISNNLSDTLRHRREKLAQLIDFPVILWSGSNSPRNFRANTYPFRASSHFLYFAGLPLHNAAIHLDAGKLELFMDDPEPGSALWHGETPKREEIAAKIGADVARTLSELKHRGSGAASIPVQNYRTSLVQAQILHREIASPSNLAGLDLELAKAIVTLRLTHDAEALAELRQAAAVSVAAHKAGMAATPKAKREAEVRAVMEGVIIAQNMTTSYNSIVTVHGEVLHNEAYHHPLQPGDLLLADVGAETEMGWAADITRTWPVSGKFSPTQRDIYDVVLAAHDACIAQIRPGVEYRDIHLLAATTITEGLVDLGILQGKPEDLVEIDAHALFFPHGIGHLLGLDVHDMEDLGDLAGYENGRTRSDRFGLSYLRLNRPLDSGMLVTIEPGFYQVPAILNYADNRAKYQNVLNWERLSQFADVRGIRIEDDVLVTAEGSEVLTAALPNDAETVENLMAHISN encoded by the coding sequence ATGCTTCTACACAATATCTCCAACAACCTCAGCGATACCCTACGCCACAGAAGAGAAAAACTCGCGCAGTTAATTGATTTCCCGGTAATTCTTTGGTCAGGCAGCAACAGCCCCCGCAACTTTAGAGCTAATACCTATCCATTTCGCGCCAGCAGCCATTTCCTGTACTTTGCTGGATTACCCTTACACAATGCCGCCATCCATCTAGACGCAGGCAAGCTAGAGTTATTCATGGATGATCCCGAACCAGGTAGCGCCTTATGGCATGGGGAAACACCCAAACGCGAAGAAATTGCTGCCAAAATCGGCGCAGATGTAGCCAGAACCCTATCCGAGTTGAAACATCGGGGGAGTGGTGCAGCCTCAATTCCGGTGCAGAATTATCGCACCAGCCTTGTGCAGGCTCAAATTCTGCACAGAGAGATTGCTTCACCATCTAACTTGGCAGGGTTAGATTTAGAACTAGCCAAGGCAATTGTGACTTTACGCCTCACCCACGATGCAGAAGCCTTAGCAGAATTACGTCAAGCTGCGGCGGTGAGTGTTGCTGCACACAAAGCGGGTATGGCCGCCACCCCCAAAGCGAAACGAGAAGCAGAAGTCAGGGCGGTAATGGAAGGGGTAATTATTGCCCAGAACATGACCACTTCTTACAACAGTATTGTCACTGTTCACGGCGAAGTTTTGCATAACGAAGCATATCATCACCCACTACAACCCGGTGATTTACTGCTTGCTGATGTAGGTGCAGAAACAGAAATGGGGTGGGCGGCTGATATTACACGAACTTGGCCTGTTTCCGGTAAGTTTTCCCCCACACAACGAGATATTTATGATGTTGTTTTAGCGGCTCATGATGCTTGCATTGCTCAGATTCGCCCTGGTGTAGAGTATCGGGATATTCATTTATTAGCTGCGACTACTATCACCGAAGGTTTAGTGGATTTAGGCATATTACAAGGTAAACCGGAAGATTTAGTCGAAATAGATGCTCATGCCTTATTTTTTCCCCACGGAATTGGGCATTTACTCGGTTTAGATGTGCATGATATGGAAGACTTGGGAGATTTAGCCGGATATGAAAATGGTAGGACAAGAAGCGATCGCTTTGGCTTAAGTTATCTGCGTCTCAATCGTCCCCTAGATTCGGGAATGTTAGTCACAATTGAACCGGGATTTTATCAAGTCCCAGCGATTTTAAATTATGCTGACAATCGCGCTAAATATCAAAATGTCCTGAATTGGGAGCGTTTATCTCAGTTTGCTGATGTCCGAGGTATCCGCATTGAAGATGATGTTTTAGTGACCGCTGAGGGTAGCGAAGTTTTAACAGCCGCATTACCAAATGATGCTGAGACAGTAGAAAATTTAATGGCACATATCTCCAATTAA
- a CDS encoding binding-protein-dependent transport system inner membrane protein, whose translation MEQTIFLDFLASLQKLFVGYIPAAVFGSFIGYFIGINVTVYQIFRRIFQIPNSIPPLALLPIALVLFQDSEPAAVTVIFIATLWTIIINVAIGLQHFRRQNNNFRAAIFHVFHALKVGIWVAWFTVIAIEMLIGPRGLGFLLWEAYKAGNTNNIIQFLLYIGIIGTLLDQFLDFMGSLLAQMISESKKST comes from the coding sequence ATGGAACAAACTATATTTTTAGATTTTTTAGCCAGCCTACAAAAACTGTTCGTAGGTTACATTCCGGCTGCTGTTTTCGGTAGCTTTATTGGATATTTCATTGGCATAAATGTTACAGTGTATCAGATTTTTAGAAGAATATTTCAGATACCCAATAGCATTCCACCTTTAGCCCTACTCCCAATTGCTCTTGTCTTATTTCAAGATAGTGAACCTGCTGCGGTAACGGTGATATTTATTGCCACTCTCTGGACAATTATCATTAATGTGGCAATAGGTTTACAACATTTTCGTAGGCAAAATAATAACTTTCGGGCTGCTATATTTCATGTATTTCATGCCCTGAAAGTTGGCATTTGGGTAGCGTGGTTTACAGTTATTGCCATAGAAATGTTAATTGGCCCTAGAGGCTTAGGCTTTCTTCTCTGGGAAGCCTACAAAGCTGGTAATACTAATAACATCATTCAGTTTTTACTCTACATTGGTATTATCGGCACTTTGTTGGATCAATTTTTAGATTTTATGGGGTCTCTATTGGCACAGATGATTTCTGAGAGTAAAAAATCTACTTAA
- a CDS encoding nitric oxide synthase oxygenase, which translates to MDYDQQLINLTEISATDVPSGGDFKYKCRVQILSEQGQSVLSKDLFSRMQPSWLLNLTNYKDCAITITLCYRQGDMTQPWQDAGTVTFAAQDFLHGHNSIELEFPITTWSLAPYLTLKTRITQTIGEANSSTVNLLANQQSHTRVQLKPTSTTDKEVEIPAAIPLTANEEVIVKDVWNKLRAWKELQMEKFFKRLLLEEPELEHIFGEAIDSITDYFYELFDYCIHQLQPHTQNIISEPLTGVPYEKGDDFDTVEDYGALFADIGMRPHHWVKARQVWMWMLPSIPYLEEYDRQDLAKGVNSALYKFFNTHIIVPMVEAVRCYEDALPQELLQEMTDTWQIFSQNKQEMGMVFYQTLFEKYPFVLPIFGRADIDYLSLHLFQSLDFLMRCLKSETTDELLLELRLLGQIHGNVGVPSCAYPAISDTMFVLFEKYVPNFTPELRRAWQTLFNRVTNVMKLPKLNEERLLKKAKQFLEVIATEQGWEPEHQKLRWAEIQAEVQATGAYSHTYEELAYGAQLAWRNASKCIGRIQWNNMVVRDCRHVTDPDEMFKELVEHLRLGTNGGNIQVIMTAFRPKQPKERWGPRLWNPQLLRYAAYEQPDGSVIGDRANLDLTKAVIKLGWQPPSPRTPYDILPIVIEVPGMEPKLYEFPQDEILEIDIEHPSISEFKSLGLRWYAIPAISNFRMDIGGITYACVPFNGWYMGTEIMRDFMEEGRYDKLEDIAKVLQLDISSEQTLWRDRVALELNIAVLYSFQKAKVTMVDHQSASRQYLAHDLREKKAGRECPAEWGWVMPPAGGSACPVWHHQTRDFYLEPAYHHAADRWAVEDGIDLEKITTFASEDDNKQDRILILYASETGTAEGFARTVARQLNRYRPKVMELDEYNPDLLASEKLLLIVTSTFGNGEMPGNGKKFLHWLKKQPPGSLMSLNYSVLGLGSTVYEHFCAAGIAVDKALARSGANSIAPLHKADEIKGQADTFKQWVRLISRVLGEDATAADGTTAHAPQLQVKVLNVAEVLNLSCIIGSGDRGIAVPVVANQELLQEVIPGSRSTRFISFDIANTNLTYETGDHVAVYPCNSSALVQRICDRLNVTQDTYFSASYVTADGQETEDKPPVAVPTTVGHVLHEELDLALREPFNDLLAYLHSATSNLTEKQRLETWLEILRQGEDHPDSIALTKNITDNYMSVADLFDEFPAAKITLAALLELLPRQKPRLYSISSCPLLHPQEIQITVGVLQITTDAGKVRQGLCSNYLAGLEVGTTVRIDVRTSTFRPPSDPEAMMLMVGPGTGVSPLIGFLQYRQALWQQGQPLADAALFFGCRNHQDFLYQEQLQTWYNQGVLSELNVAFSRQGGEKVYVQHLMQRKPQEIWQLLSHPKCHYYVCGDAKMADDVYEVMLAIANTEGGLSHLEAVQFFDKMKQEKRFTADVWGITLNYKQAIKQVQKDNYSKAQRWLDRVNQSADDQAQVPEVATPSIAYNI; encoded by the coding sequence ATGGATTACGATCAACAACTGATTAATTTAACAGAAATCTCAGCTACAGATGTTCCATCTGGAGGAGATTTTAAATATAAATGTCGTGTACAGATACTTTCTGAGCAAGGACAATCTGTTTTATCCAAGGATCTGTTTTCGCGGATGCAGCCCAGCTGGTTGTTGAATTTAACTAACTACAAAGACTGCGCGATCACCATTACACTGTGTTATCGCCAAGGCGATATGACGCAACCTTGGCAAGATGCCGGGACAGTTACCTTTGCGGCGCAAGATTTTCTGCATGGTCACAACTCAATTGAACTAGAATTTCCCATCACCACCTGGAGTCTGGCACCCTACTTAACCCTGAAAACACGGATCACCCAGACTATTGGTGAAGCAAATAGCAGCACCGTCAACTTATTAGCCAATCAGCAAAGCCATACGCGTGTTCAACTGAAACCAACCTCAACAACCGACAAAGAAGTAGAAATTCCCGCAGCTATTCCCCTGACAGCCAATGAAGAAGTCATCGTCAAGGATGTCTGGAATAAGCTACGGGCTTGGAAAGAACTGCAAATGGAAAAGTTCTTTAAACGGCTGTTGCTAGAAGAACCAGAACTAGAACATATCTTTGGTGAAGCGATCGACAGCATAACAGATTACTTTTATGAGTTATTTGATTACTGTATTCACCAACTCCAGCCCCACACCCAAAACATTATTTCTGAACCTCTCACAGGTGTGCCTTACGAAAAAGGCGATGACTTCGATACAGTAGAAGACTACGGGGCTTTGTTTGCGGATATTGGGATGCGTCCCCACCACTGGGTAAAAGCGCGACAAGTGTGGATGTGGATGTTACCCTCGATTCCTTATCTGGAAGAATACGATCGCCAAGATTTAGCTAAAGGTGTTAATTCTGCGCTTTACAAGTTTTTCAATACCCATATCATTGTCCCAATGGTAGAAGCAGTCCGTTGTTATGAAGACGCTTTACCACAAGAATTACTCCAGGAGATGACAGACACTTGGCAGATATTTAGCCAAAACAAGCAAGAAATGGGGATGGTATTTTATCAGACCTTATTTGAAAAATATCCCTTTGTGTTGCCGATTTTTGGCAGGGCAGATATTGATTACCTATCTTTGCACCTGTTTCAATCATTGGATTTTCTCATGCGTTGCTTGAAAAGCGAAACCACTGATGAACTGTTGCTGGAACTGCGATTATTAGGACAAATTCACGGCAATGTGGGAGTACCATCTTGTGCATACCCTGCCATTTCGGACACCATGTTTGTCTTATTTGAAAAGTATGTGCCGAATTTTACCCCAGAATTACGGCGGGCATGGCAGACATTGTTTAATCGCGTCACCAATGTGATGAAGTTGCCTAAGCTGAATGAAGAAAGGTTATTAAAAAAAGCCAAGCAATTTCTCGAAGTGATTGCGACTGAACAAGGTTGGGAACCAGAACATCAAAAACTACGTTGGGCAGAAATTCAAGCAGAAGTTCAAGCCACAGGTGCTTACAGTCATACCTACGAAGAACTCGCCTATGGCGCACAGTTAGCTTGGCGGAATGCTTCCAAATGTATTGGTCGGATTCAGTGGAATAATATGGTGGTGCGTGATTGCCGTCATGTTACCGACCCTGATGAAATGTTCAAAGAATTAGTCGAACATTTGCGTTTAGGGACAAATGGCGGCAATATTCAAGTGATCATGACCGCATTTCGTCCCAAACAACCGAAAGAACGTTGGGGGCCTCGCCTGTGGAATCCCCAATTACTGCGTTACGCCGCCTACGAACAACCAGATGGCAGTGTGATAGGCGATCGCGCTAACTTAGATTTAACTAAAGCAGTGATCAAACTAGGTTGGCAACCACCATCACCCCGCACCCCTTACGATATTTTACCGATAGTGATTGAAGTGCCGGGAATGGAGCCAAAGCTTTATGAATTCCCCCAAGACGAAATTTTAGAAATAGACATTGAACATCCCAGCATTAGCGAATTCAAATCTTTAGGGTTGCGCTGGTATGCCATCCCTGCCATCAGTAATTTCCGTATGGATATTGGTGGCATTACTTACGCTTGCGTCCCCTTTAATGGCTGGTACATGGGTACAGAAATCATGCGTGATTTCATGGAAGAAGGACGTTACGACAAACTCGAAGACATCGCCAAAGTACTGCAATTAGATATTAGTTCCGAGCAGACCTTGTGGCGCGATCGCGTCGCCTTAGAATTGAATATTGCTGTCCTGTACTCCTTCCAAAAAGCGAAGGTAACAATGGTAGATCATCAATCTGCCTCGCGCCAGTACCTCGCCCACGATTTGCGCGAAAAGAAAGCAGGTAGAGAGTGTCCGGCGGAATGGGGTTGGGTGATGCCACCAGCCGGCGGTAGCGCTTGTCCGGTTTGGCATCATCAAACACGGGACTTTTATTTAGAACCAGCCTATCACCATGCAGCCGATCGCTGGGCAGTAGAAGATGGGATTGACCTGGAAAAAATCACGACTTTTGCTTCTGAAGACGACAATAAGCAAGACCGCATTTTGATTTTATATGCCTCAGAAACTGGCACAGCCGAAGGTTTTGCCCGGACTGTAGCACGGCAATTAAATCGTTATCGTCCCAAGGTGATGGAACTGGATGAGTACAACCCCGACCTTTTAGCTTCGGAGAAACTACTACTAATTGTCACCTCCACCTTTGGTAATGGGGAAATGCCAGGGAACGGCAAAAAATTCTTGCATTGGTTGAAAAAGCAACCGCCTGGTTCCCTGATGAGTTTAAATTATTCTGTGTTGGGGCTGGGTAGTACCGTATACGAACACTTCTGTGCGGCAGGAATTGCGGTTGATAAAGCCTTAGCTCGCTCAGGGGCAAACTCTATCGCTCCCTTACATAAAGCTGACGAAATCAAAGGACAAGCCGACACCTTTAAACAGTGGGTGAGATTAATTAGTCGTGTTTTAGGTGAAGATGCCACAGCCGCCGATGGGACTACGGCTCATGCGCCTCAATTGCAGGTGAAAGTGTTGAATGTCGCCGAAGTTCTCAATCTTTCTTGTATTATCGGCAGTGGCGATCGCGGTATAGCCGTTCCTGTAGTTGCAAATCAAGAATTGCTGCAAGAAGTAATTCCCGGTAGCCGTTCCACCCGATTTATCAGCTTCGATATTGCTAATACCAACCTGACGTATGAAACAGGCGATCATGTGGCAGTGTATCCTTGCAACTCATCAGCATTGGTGCAGCGAATTTGCGATCGCCTGAATGTCACTCAAGACACCTACTTCAGTGCTAGTTACGTTACCGCTGATGGTCAGGAAACCGAAGACAAACCCCCAGTTGCCGTACCTACAACTGTCGGTCATGTGCTACATGAAGAGCTAGATTTAGCCTTGCGGGAACCATTCAATGATTTATTGGCATATTTACACTCCGCCACATCAAACCTCACAGAAAAACAACGCCTAGAAACTTGGTTAGAAATTCTCCGCCAAGGTGAAGACCATCCCGACAGCATCGCGCTCACCAAAAATATCACCGACAATTACATGAGCGTGGCTGACTTATTCGATGAATTCCCCGCCGCCAAAATTACCCTCGCCGCCTTACTAGAGTTACTCCCCAGACAGAAACCCCGTCTGTACTCCATTTCCTCCTGTCCCTTGCTACATCCCCAAGAAATTCAAATCACAGTGGGGGTATTGCAAATTACCACCGATGCAGGCAAAGTCCGTCAAGGGCTGTGTTCCAACTACCTAGCTGGATTGGAAGTAGGCACAACAGTAAGAATTGACGTTCGTACCTCCACCTTCCGTCCACCCAGTGATCCAGAAGCAATGATGTTGATGGTAGGCCCAGGTACTGGGGTTTCACCGTTAATTGGCTTCTTGCAATACCGACAAGCCCTGTGGCAACAAGGACAACCCTTAGCAGACGCAGCTTTATTCTTTGGTTGTCGTAATCACCAGGACTTCCTCTATCAAGAGCAATTGCAGACATGGTACAACCAGGGCGTGCTATCAGAATTAAACGTGGCTTTTTCTCGCCAAGGCGGAGAAAAAGTCTACGTTCAACATTTGATGCAGCGCAAACCCCAAGAAATCTGGCAACTGTTGAGTCATCCAAAATGCCACTATTATGTTTGTGGTGATGCCAAAATGGCCGATGATGTTTATGAAGTCATGTTAGCGATCGCCAATACTGAAGGTGGTTTATCACACCTAGAAGCTGTCCAGTTCTTTGACAAAATGAAACAGGAAAAACGCTTCACTGCCGATGTTTGGGGAATCACACTCAACTACAAACAAGCCATCAAACAAGTGCAGAAAGATAACTACTCAAAAGCCCAAAGATGGCTGGATCGTGTTAATCAATCGGCAGATGATCAGGCACAAGTTCCAGAGGTAGCAACACCATCCATTGCCTATAATATTTGA